A region of the Sodalis ligni genome:
TCATCATCGTCGATAACGGGTCTGCGGCATGTTGCCGCGCCGCGCTGGGTGAAATCGTCCGGGTTTCAGCGCATCGGCATCTTCTCCTGCATGAGGATAACCAAGGCATCGCCGCCGGCCAAAATCGCGGTATTACCCTGTCCCGAGCGTGGGGATGTACCCATACGCTGCTGCTAGATCAAGACAGCATCCCCGCCGCCGATATGGTTCGGCAATTATTGATGGTGGAGTCCGGTCTGCTGGCGCGCGGCATCAAGGTGGGAGCCGTTGGCGCCACGGCGGTCGACCGGCGGACTTCCACCCGGGCCGGGTTCGTATGCAAACGGGGGATGTTGATTCACCGCTGCACTCCCCCTCCGCGGGAAGAGCATATCGAGACCGATTTTCTCATTTCATCCGGAACCCTGATCCGCACCGCCGTTTTCAAAGATACCGGCCTGTTGAACGACGGCTATTTTATCGATCATGTCGATACGGAATGGTGCTTTCGGGCGACCCATAAGGGCTATCGTCTTTTTGGTTCGAAGAAAGCGCTGTTAAGCCATAGCCTCGGCGATGCCGTCATTAAAATATGGTTTGCCCGCTGGCGCGAGGTCCCGCAGCATAACCCGCTGAGAAATTATTATACGTTCAGAAATACCATCAGGATGATTTACCATACCCCCATGAGCGTCTCCTGGCGTCTCGCCCATTGCTACCGCCTGGCGATGTTCTTTACCTTTTGCCTCATCGCCGGCAAGCCGAGGTTATTGCGCCTGAAAATGATGCTCCTCGGTTTGGCCCACGGCGTTAAAGGCGTGCAGGGCATCTTTACCCCTGACAGAAGAACATGATCCGCACGGCAGGGCCGCTTGCTGACAAAGCGCCCGGCCCGGACAGGCCGGGCCTTTATGTCAACATCCCCCGGCACCGATCCGTTCAACCGGTCAGGATACCGGCTCCTCCCTCGGGGTCATTACCGCTGAATCCAGATTTTCCATTACGTACCGGTAGATGCCGTCCATTTGCTGCTCCCATGATAACGGCGCCATGGTGGCGAGTCCGCCGTCGGCCAGCCGCTGTCGCAGCGAACGGTCATGATAAAGCGCGCTGAACGCCTCCAGCATCGCCTGTGGTACGGGATCCGCCAGGCAGGCATTTATCCCGTGCCGGCAGTGCCACTCTACATGCGGGCCGTTGTTGCAAATGACCGGCACCCCTGAAGCCATTAACTCAACGGGCAAATAGGAAAGATTGGTCCCGGAAAAGGCCATGCCGATATCACAGGTACGGTAAAGATCGCCGGTCTCCTTAAGCGTCAAATTGCCCATCAGCGTCGCCGGAAAGGGGGGTCGGGCCTGTAAATCCAGCCCCGCGATCACAATTTCAACGTCAGGAAACCGTTCAGCGATTTTTTTCAGCGCGGCCATTCCCAAATCAAAGCAGCGACGCTCCGTAGAGGGCCGGCCGTAAAAAAACAGCCGCGACACCTTCTCG
Encoded here:
- a CDS encoding rhamnosyltransferase: MTAASYRICAVIVTYEPDLLLFADVIAAISGQVQEVIIVDNGSAACCRAALGEIVRVSAHRHLLLHEDNQGIAAGQNRGITLSRAWGCTHTLLLDQDSIPAADMVRQLLMVESGLLARGIKVGAVGATAVDRRTSTRAGFVCKRGMLIHRCTPPPREEHIETDFLISSGTLIRTAVFKDTGLLNDGYFIDHVDTEWCFRATHKGYRLFGSKKALLSHSLGDAVIKIWFARWREVPQHNPLRNYYTFRNTIRMIYHTPMSVSWRLAHCYRLAMFFTFCLIAGKPRLLRLKMMLLGLAHGVKGVQGIFTPDRRT